In Streptomyces hawaiiensis, one genomic interval encodes:
- a CDS encoding response regulator: MVQKAKILLVDDRPENLLALEAILSALDQTLVRASSGEEALKALLTDDFAVILLDVQMPGMDGFETAAHIKRRERTRDIPIIFLTAINHGPHHTFRGYAAGAVDYISKPFDPWVLRAKVSVFVELYMKNCQLREQASLLRLQLEGNGKDTGGEAKESAGLLAELSARLAAVEEQAEALTKQLNDESTDAAAVATAAHLERKLTGLRRALDALEPGTGSPSSVSSQN, encoded by the coding sequence ATGGTGCAGAAGGCCAAGATCCTCCTGGTCGATGACCGGCCGGAGAATCTGCTGGCGCTGGAGGCGATCCTCTCTGCGCTCGATCAGACGCTGGTGCGGGCATCGTCCGGGGAGGAAGCGCTCAAAGCGCTGCTCACGGACGACTTCGCGGTCATCCTGCTGGACGTCCAGATGCCGGGCATGGACGGCTTCGAGACGGCCGCGCACATCAAGCGCCGCGAGCGGACCCGGGATATCCCGATCATCTTCCTCACGGCGATCAACCACGGCCCGCACCACACCTTCCGGGGCTACGCGGCGGGCGCGGTGGACTACATCTCCAAGCCGTTCGACCCGTGGGTGCTGCGCGCGAAGGTCTCCGTCTTCGTCGAGCTGTACATGAAGAACTGCCAGCTGCGGGAGCAGGCGTCGCTGCTGCGGCTCCAGTTGGAGGGCAACGGCAAGGACACGGGCGGCGAGGCCAAGGAGTCGGCCGGGCTGCTCGCGGAGCTCTCCGCACGGCTCGCGGCCGTCGAGGAGCAGGCCGAAGCGCTGACCAAACAGCTCAACGACGAGTCGACGGACGCCGCCGCGGTGGCCACGGCGGCTCATCTGGAGCGCAAGCTCACGGGGTTGCGGCGGGCGCTGGACGCGCTGGAGCCGGGCACCGGGAGCCCCTCCTCGGTGTCTTCGCAGAACTGA
- a CDS encoding HAMP domain-containing protein: MESGAATRGKKTRAKGGQSPINQGKVRSGTTEVDTAALNRLMAALVSMRDGNFRKRLTVSGDGVMAEIAAVFNEVADRNLHLTGELSRVRRMVGREGKLTERLETGACEGSWATAIDNSNALVDDLVRPVSEVGRVLSAVAEGDLSPRMELRTQVPDGNSQPLRGEFLKVGRTVNNLVDQLSTFTDEVTRVASEVGTEGKLGGQARVRGMSGSWRDLTDSVNTMAYRLTAQVRDIALVTTAVAKGDLSRKVTVQVAGEMLELKNTVNTMVDQLSAFSSEVTRVAREVGTEGALGGQAQVPGVAGVWKELTDSVNTMAGNLTAQVRGIAEVTTAVANGDLSRKVTVPARGEVAQLAETINQMTETLRIFADEVTRVANEVGAEGRLGGQANVPGAAGTWKDLTDSVNTVFRNLTTQVRDIAAVTTAVANGDLSQKVTVDVAGEMLELKNTVNTMVDQLSAFGAEVTRVAREIGVEGELGGQAQVPGAAGTWKDLTDSVNTAFRNLTGQVRNIAQVTTAVANGDLSQKVTVDVSGEMLKLKNTVNTMVDQLSSFADQVTRMARDVGTEGRLGGQARVDGVSGTWKELTDSVNSMAGNLTSQVRNIAQVTTAVARGDLSQKIDVDARGEILELKNTINTMVDQLSAFADQVTRVAREVGTDGRLGGQAQVPGVAGVWRDLTDSVNGMASNLTGQVRNIAQVATAVARGDLSQKITVDARGEILELKNTLNTMVDQLSSFAEEVTRVAREVGTEGILGGQAEVQGVSGTWKDLTQSVNGMANNLTIQVRNIAEVTTAVARGDLSKKITVDAKGEILELVTTVNTMVDQLSSFAEQVTRVAREVGTEGILGGQAHVPGVTGIWKDLSDNVNLMAKNLTTQVRNISQVSAAVANGDLTRQVTIEARGEVAQLADTINTMVKTLSSFAEQVTKVAREVGTDGILGGQAHVPGVAGTWKDLTESVNQMASNLTGQVRNIAMVTTAIAKGDLTKKIDIDARGEILELKTTINTMVDQLSSFAEEVTRVAREVGTEGQLGGQARVRDVDGTWRDLTESVNEMAGNLTRQVRAIARVATAVTRGDLNLKIDVDASGEIQELQDYINKMIANLRDTTIANKEQDWLKGNLARISALMQGRRDLEDVASLIMSELTPVVSAQHGAFFVAMPLVDGEDVNAADDDQYELRMLGSYGYSMGSMPTSFQPGEALVGTAAEEKRTILVENAPSGYLRISSGLGEAPPAQVIVLPVLFEGSVLGVIELASFTPFTQIQKDFLNQIAEMIATSVNTISVNTKTELLLAQSQELTEQLRERSAELEQRQKALQASNAELEEKAELLAQQNRDIEVKNTEIEEARQVLEERAEQLAVSMRYKSEFLANMSHELRTPLNSLLILAKLLADNAEGNLSPKQVEFAETIHGAGSDLLQLINDILDLSKVEAGKMDVSPTRIALVQLVDYVEATFRPLTAEKGLDLSVRVSPELPATLHTDEQRLLQVLRNLLSNAVKFTDSGSVELVIRPARDDVPQKIREQLLETGSLTDPDAELIAFSVTDTGIGIASSKMRVIFEAFKQADGTTSRKYGGTGLGLSISREIAQLLGGEIYAQSEPGRGSTFTLYLPLHPSELPPQGYQQQLPALEAGDLVASKSDPSELSDVEAETPAEVSSYRETQNGPAALFRRRRRMPELPPRSAQLEQWTPSEQEPAPRPNRGIRFGGQKVLIVDDDIRNVFALTSVLEQHGLSVLYAENGREGIEVLEQHDDVAVVLMDIMMPEMDGYATTTAIRRMPQFAGLPIIALTAKAMKGDREKAIESGASDYVTKPVDPDHLLAVMDQWMRGE; this comes from the coding sequence GTGGAGTCTGGCGCAGCGACGCGTGGCAAGAAAACGCGCGCGAAAGGCGGACAGTCCCCGATCAACCAGGGCAAGGTGCGTAGTGGCACGACCGAGGTGGACACGGCGGCCCTGAACCGGTTGATGGCGGCCTTGGTGTCGATGCGGGACGGGAACTTCCGCAAGCGGCTCACGGTGTCCGGGGACGGCGTGATGGCCGAGATCGCGGCGGTCTTCAACGAGGTGGCCGACCGCAATCTGCATCTGACGGGTGAGCTGTCGCGGGTGCGGCGGATGGTGGGCCGCGAGGGCAAGCTCACCGAGCGGCTGGAGACGGGTGCCTGTGAGGGCTCCTGGGCGACGGCGATCGACAACTCGAACGCCCTGGTGGACGACCTGGTGCGGCCGGTTTCCGAGGTCGGCCGGGTGCTGTCCGCGGTGGCGGAGGGTGATCTGTCGCCGCGGATGGAGCTGCGGACGCAGGTGCCGGACGGCAACAGTCAGCCGTTGCGGGGCGAGTTCCTGAAGGTCGGGCGGACCGTCAACAACCTGGTCGACCAGCTGTCGACGTTCACCGACGAGGTCACCCGGGTGGCCAGTGAGGTGGGCACCGAGGGCAAACTGGGCGGGCAGGCCCGGGTGCGAGGTATGTCGGGTTCGTGGCGCGATCTGACGGACTCCGTCAACACGATGGCGTACCGGCTGACGGCCCAGGTGAGGGACATCGCACTGGTGACGACAGCGGTCGCCAAGGGTGATCTGTCCCGCAAGGTCACGGTTCAGGTGGCCGGCGAGATGCTGGAGCTGAAGAACACCGTCAACACGATGGTGGACCAGCTCTCCGCGTTCTCCTCCGAGGTGACCCGGGTGGCCCGTGAGGTGGGCACCGAGGGTGCGCTGGGCGGTCAGGCGCAGGTGCCCGGGGTCGCGGGTGTGTGGAAGGAACTCACCGATTCGGTGAACACCATGGCCGGGAACCTCACGGCCCAGGTGCGCGGGATCGCGGAGGTGACGACCGCGGTCGCCAACGGTGATCTGTCGCGGAAGGTGACCGTGCCGGCGCGCGGTGAGGTCGCGCAGCTCGCCGAGACGATCAACCAGATGACCGAGACGCTGCGGATCTTCGCGGACGAGGTCACGCGGGTGGCCAACGAGGTCGGGGCCGAGGGGCGTCTCGGCGGTCAGGCGAACGTGCCGGGTGCGGCGGGGACGTGGAAGGACCTCACCGATTCGGTGAACACGGTCTTCCGGAACCTGACCACTCAGGTGAGGGACATCGCCGCGGTGACGACGGCGGTGGCCAATGGTGACCTGTCGCAGAAGGTCACGGTGGACGTGGCCGGCGAGATGCTGGAGCTGAAGAACACCGTCAACACGATGGTGGACCAGCTGTCTGCCTTCGGTGCCGAAGTGACGCGTGTGGCGCGGGAGATCGGTGTCGAGGGTGAGCTGGGCGGCCAGGCGCAGGTGCCGGGCGCGGCGGGGACGTGGAAGGACCTGACGGACTCCGTCAACACGGCGTTCCGCAACCTCACCGGTCAGGTGAGGAACATCGCCCAGGTGACGACGGCGGTGGCCAACGGCGACCTCTCGCAGAAGGTCACCGTCGACGTCTCCGGCGAGATGCTCAAGCTGAAGAACACCGTGAACACGATGGTGGACCAGCTGTCGAGCTTCGCCGACCAGGTGACGCGGATGGCCCGGGACGTGGGCACGGAGGGCCGCCTGGGCGGTCAGGCGCGCGTCGACGGTGTGTCGGGCACGTGGAAGGAGCTCACCGACTCCGTCAACTCGATGGCCGGGAACCTCACTTCCCAGGTGCGCAACATCGCGCAGGTGACGACGGCCGTGGCCCGGGGTGACCTGTCGCAGAAGATCGATGTGGACGCGCGCGGGGAGATCCTGGAGCTGAAGAACACCATCAACACGATGGTCGACCAGCTCTCGGCCTTCGCCGACCAGGTGACCCGGGTCGCGCGTGAGGTGGGTACGGACGGCCGGCTGGGCGGTCAGGCGCAGGTGCCGGGTGTGGCCGGTGTGTGGCGTGACCTGACGGATTCCGTGAACGGCATGGCGTCCAACCTGACCGGCCAGGTGCGCAACATCGCCCAGGTGGCCACGGCCGTGGCCCGGGGCGACCTGTCCCAGAAGATCACCGTGGACGCGCGCGGGGAGATCCTGGAGCTGAAGAACACCCTGAACACGATGGTGGACCAGCTGTCGTCCTTCGCCGAAGAGGTCACGCGTGTGGCCCGTGAGGTGGGTACGGAGGGCATCCTGGGCGGTCAGGCCGAGGTGCAGGGTGTCTCCGGCACCTGGAAGGACCTCACCCAGTCCGTGAACGGCATGGCGAACAACCTGACCATCCAGGTGCGCAACATCGCCGAGGTCACAACAGCGGTGGCCCGGGGAGATCTGTCGAAGAAGATCACCGTCGACGCCAAGGGCGAGATCCTCGAACTGGTCACGACGGTCAACACCATGGTCGACCAGCTGTCGTCCTTCGCCGAGCAGGTGACCCGGGTGGCCCGTGAGGTGGGCACCGAGGGCATTTTGGGCGGCCAGGCGCACGTGCCGGGTGTCACGGGCATCTGGAAGGACCTGAGCGACAACGTCAACCTGATGGCCAAGAACCTCACCACTCAGGTGCGGAACATCTCCCAGGTCTCGGCGGCGGTCGCCAACGGTGACCTGACGCGGCAGGTCACCATCGAGGCGCGCGGTGAGGTCGCGCAGCTCGCCGACACCATCAACACGATGGTGAAGACGCTGAGTTCGTTCGCCGAACAGGTCACCAAGGTGGCCCGTGAGGTGGGCACCGACGGCATCCTCGGCGGCCAGGCGCACGTACCGGGTGTGGCCGGTACGTGGAAGGACCTGACCGAGTCCGTGAACCAGATGGCGTCCAACCTGACCGGCCAGGTGCGCAACATCGCCATGGTGACCACGGCCATCGCCAAGGGTGACCTGACGAAGAAGATCGACATCGACGCGCGCGGCGAGATCCTCGAGCTGAAGACGACTATCAACACGATGGTCGACCAGCTGTCGTCCTTCGCGGAGGAGGTCACCCGGGTCGCCCGCGAGGTGGGCACCGAAGGGCAGCTCGGCGGCCAGGCACGCGTGCGTGACGTGGACGGCACCTGGCGGGACCTGACCGAGTCGGTGAACGAGATGGCCGGGAACCTGACCCGGCAGGTGCGTGCCATCGCGCGCGTGGCGACCGCGGTGACCCGCGGCGATCTGAACCTGAAGATCGACGTGGACGCGTCCGGAGAGATCCAGGAGCTTCAGGACTACATCAACAAGATGATCGCCAACCTGCGCGACACCACGATCGCCAACAAGGAGCAGGACTGGCTCAAGGGCAACCTGGCCCGGATCTCCGCGCTGATGCAGGGGCGCCGCGACCTGGAGGACGTGGCCTCGCTGATCATGAGCGAGCTCACCCCGGTGGTCTCCGCGCAGCACGGCGCGTTCTTCGTGGCGATGCCGCTGGTCGACGGCGAGGACGTGAACGCCGCGGACGACGACCAGTACGAGCTGCGCATGCTCGGCTCGTACGGCTACTCGATGGGCTCCATGCCGACGTCGTTCCAGCCGGGGGAGGCGCTGGTCGGGACGGCCGCCGAGGAGAAGCGCACGATCCTGGTGGAGAACGCGCCGAGCGGCTATCTGAGGATCTCCTCCGGGCTGGGTGAGGCGCCGCCCGCGCAGGTGATCGTGCTGCCGGTGCTGTTCGAGGGCAGTGTGCTCGGGGTGATCGAGCTGGCGTCGTTCACGCCGTTCACACAGATCCAGAAGGACTTCCTCAACCAGATCGCGGAGATGATCGCGACGAGCGTCAACACCATCTCCGTCAACACCAAGACCGAGCTGCTGCTGGCGCAGTCGCAGGAGCTGACCGAGCAACTGCGGGAGCGTTCGGCGGAGTTGGAGCAGCGGCAGAAGGCCCTCCAGGCGTCCAACGCCGAACTGGAGGAGAAGGCCGAGCTGCTGGCCCAGCAGAACCGCGACATCGAGGTGAAGAACACCGAGATCGAGGAGGCGCGCCAGGTCCTGGAGGAGCGCGCCGAGCAGCTCGCGGTGTCGATGCGCTACAAGAGCGAGTTCCTGGCGAACATGTCGCACGAGCTGCGTACGCCGCTCAACTCGCTGCTCATCCTGGCCAAGCTGCTCGCCGACAACGCCGAGGGGAACCTCTCCCCGAAGCAGGTCGAGTTCGCCGAGACGATCCACGGGGCCGGTTCCGACCTGCTCCAGCTCATCAACGACATCCTCGACCTGTCGAAGGTCGAGGCGGGCAAGATGGACGTCTCCCCGACACGGATCGCGCTCGTCCAGCTCGTGGACTACGTGGAGGCCACCTTCCGCCCGCTGACCGCGGAGAAGGGCCTGGACCTGTCCGTGCGGGTGTCGCCGGAGCTGCCCGCGACGCTGCACACCGACGAGCAGCGGCTGCTCCAGGTGCTGCGCAACCTGCTGTCGAACGCGGTGAAGTTCACCGACTCCGGGTCGGTGGAGCTGGTGATCAGGCCGGCGCGGGACGACGTGCCGCAGAAGATCCGGGAGCAGTTGCTGGAGACCGGGTCGCTGACCGACCCGGACGCCGAGCTGATCGCGTTCTCCGTGACCGACACCGGGATCGGCATCGCGTCCAGCAAGATGCGGGTGATCTTCGAGGCGTTCAAGCAGGCCGACGGCACGACCAGCCGCAAGTACGGCGGTACGGGTCTCGGGTTGTCCATCTCGCGGGAGATCGCTCAGCTGCTCGGCGGTGAGATTTACGCGCAGAGCGAGCCGGGCCGTGGCTCGACGTTCACGCTGTATCTGCCGCTGCACCCCAGCGAACTGCCGCCGCAGGGCTACCAGCAGCAGCTGCCCGCCCTGGAGGCCGGCGACCTGGTGGCGTCGAAGTCCGACCCGTCCGAGCTGTCGGATGTGGAGGCCGAGACGCCGGCCGAGGTGTCGTCGTACCGCGAGACGCAGAACGGGCCGGCCGCCCTGTTCCGGCGGCGCCGCAGGATGCCCGAGCTGCCGCCGCGCTCCGCGCAGCTGGAGCAGTGGACCCCGTCCGAGCAGGAGCCGGCGCCGAGGCCGAACCGCGGCATCCGGTTCGGCGGCCAGAAGGTCCTGATCGTCGACGACGACATCCGCAACGTCTTCGCCCTGACCAGCGTCCTGGAGCAGCACGGCCTGTCCGTGCTGTACGCCGAGAACGGCCGCGAGGGTATCGAGGTCCTGGAGCAGCACGACGACGTGGCGGTCGTGCTGATGGACATCATGATGCCCGAGATGGACGGGTACGCGACGACCACGGCGATCCGCAGGATGCCGCAGTTCGCCGGGCTGCCGATCATCGCGCTGACCGCGAAGGCGATGAAGGGCGACCGCGAGAAGGCGATCGAGTCGGGCGCTTCCGACTACGTGACCAAGCCGGTCGACCCCGATCACCTGCTGGCGGTGATGGATCAGTGGATGCGAGGGGAATGA
- a CDS encoding SpoIIE family protein phosphatase — MTTGLIPGGQPPDPRPTGTLPQQRREPAGHAAQHVENRSRSSVITARAAASFEPVGRSVASARSFVRDTLQGWGFADIVDDAVVLTSELVTNAVVHAGTSADVLCLRSDEGVRIEVADRYPEREIPLQATAVNMGSPDREGGRGLQLCAALAGRWGVEYIPTHKTVWFQLDLPARVVGTRAAGPALPSHLLPLADGRVRVAVIQIDRTGHINAWNEDAEELFGYPAEQVTGKPLTDLAAWPHTPGTSTGIAEALRLSRWEGSYGIRAATGRVTPVYASHLRVRDTGGEPSTVCLLVRDHERAVLQTPLRVPASDTSSGSEGQNTDPFEVFIGYPAPDDLDGLLQRTVERARDMLDGDSAFLLLATDDETELEVRASTGLPSARQRFARVPVEAGPGRYGSARMPAVHDDLTAVPGAVPLLNGTGMRSVVTVPLKVEGRLTGSLGVAAEAPGRYSNEEALRLQFAADRIALAVESARLGELERLRRGSLNFLVEASDLLAGTLDRDQTLALMAQMTVPTLATWCAVYTIAHQASEPYLSYVLHEDEELIDGIKSLLSKIAPPDPVPTPGARVWSAPSEMAHRAALRSSMRSLGLSGSTTRVTPGIGPTLATASAVGGETVVLPLVARNRVIGMLTLGKPTDEHFRQEILELAEDLSRRAALALDNARLYSERTAISQALQRSLLPPELPTIDGVEVEVIYRAAGEGNEVGGDFYDVFPIRDGAYGFAIGDVCGTGPNAAAVTGLARHALRLLAREGLSGPAVLERLNSAILDEGARSRFLTLLYGEMRPQEDGSAELKVVCAGHPLPLRLRQDGTVEPAAEPQPLLGVIEDLELYEQTVTLDPGDVLLCVTDGVTERREGARMLGDDGLADVLTTCTGLTAGAVAARIMRAVERFASDAPSDDMAILAMRVPGLHKD; from the coding sequence ATGACCACCGGACTGATCCCGGGGGGACAGCCCCCGGACCCCCGGCCGACGGGCACCCTGCCGCAACAGCGGCGGGAGCCGGCCGGCCACGCAGCCCAGCACGTCGAGAACCGGTCGAGGAGTTCTGTGATCACCGCGCGCGCGGCCGCCAGTTTCGAGCCCGTGGGGCGCTCGGTCGCGAGCGCCCGCTCCTTCGTCCGCGACACCCTCCAGGGCTGGGGCTTCGCCGACATCGTCGACGACGCCGTCGTTCTCACCAGCGAACTGGTGACCAACGCCGTGGTCCACGCCGGTACCTCCGCCGACGTGCTCTGCCTGCGCAGCGACGAGGGCGTACGCATCGAGGTGGCCGACCGCTACCCCGAACGCGAGATCCCCCTGCAGGCCACGGCCGTCAACATGGGCAGCCCCGACCGCGAGGGCGGCCGCGGCCTCCAGCTGTGCGCGGCCCTCGCCGGCCGCTGGGGCGTCGAGTACATCCCCACCCACAAGACCGTCTGGTTCCAACTGGACCTGCCCGCACGCGTGGTGGGCACCCGCGCGGCGGGACCGGCCCTCCCGTCCCACCTCCTCCCCCTCGCCGACGGCCGGGTACGCGTGGCCGTCATCCAGATCGACCGCACCGGCCACATCAACGCCTGGAACGAGGACGCCGAGGAACTCTTCGGCTACCCGGCCGAGCAGGTCACCGGCAAGCCCCTGACCGACCTCGCCGCCTGGCCGCACACCCCCGGCACCAGCACCGGCATCGCGGAGGCCCTGCGCCTCTCCCGCTGGGAAGGCAGCTACGGCATCCGCGCCGCCACCGGCCGCGTCACCCCCGTCTACGCCTCCCACCTGCGTGTCCGCGACACCGGCGGCGAACCGTCAACCGTGTGCCTCCTCGTACGGGACCACGAACGGGCAGTTCTGCAGACGCCCCTGCGCGTCCCCGCCTCCGACACCTCCTCCGGCTCCGAGGGCCAGAACACCGACCCCTTCGAGGTGTTCATCGGCTACCCCGCCCCGGACGACCTCGACGGCCTCCTCCAGCGCACGGTGGAGCGGGCCCGCGACATGCTCGACGGCGACTCGGCGTTCCTCCTGCTCGCCACCGACGACGAGACGGAGCTGGAGGTCCGCGCCTCCACGGGCCTGCCCTCGGCCCGCCAGCGCTTCGCACGCGTCCCCGTCGAGGCGGGCCCCGGCCGCTACGGTTCGGCCCGCATGCCGGCCGTCCACGACGATCTGACGGCGGTCCCCGGCGCGGTGCCGCTGCTGAACGGCACGGGCATGCGCTCGGTCGTCACGGTCCCGCTGAAGGTCGAGGGCCGCCTCACCGGCTCCCTCGGCGTCGCCGCCGAGGCTCCCGGCAGATACTCCAACGAGGAGGCCCTGCGCCTCCAGTTCGCCGCCGACCGCATCGCACTCGCCGTCGAATCGGCCCGCCTCGGCGAACTGGAACGCCTGCGCCGCGGCTCCCTGAACTTCCTGGTCGAGGCCTCCGACCTGCTCGCGGGCACCCTGGACCGCGACCAGACCCTGGCCCTGATGGCCCAGATGACGGTCCCTACCCTCGCCACCTGGTGCGCCGTCTACACCATCGCCCACCAGGCCTCGGAGCCGTACCTGTCGTACGTCCTGCATGAGGACGAGGAACTCATCGACGGCATCAAGTCCCTGCTGTCGAAGATCGCACCGCCCGACCCGGTCCCCACCCCGGGAGCCCGCGTCTGGTCGGCCCCCAGCGAGATGGCACACCGGGCCGCACTGCGCAGTTCCATGCGCAGCCTCGGCCTCAGCGGCAGCACGACCCGCGTCACACCCGGCATCGGCCCCACCCTGGCCACCGCCTCCGCCGTCGGCGGCGAGACCGTCGTTCTCCCCCTGGTCGCCCGCAACCGCGTCATCGGCATGCTGACCCTGGGCAAGCCGACCGACGAACACTTCCGCCAGGAGATCCTGGAACTCGCCGAGGACCTCTCCCGACGGGCCGCGCTGGCCCTGGACAACGCCCGCCTCTACTCGGAACGCACGGCGATCAGCCAGGCCCTCCAGCGCAGCCTCCTCCCCCCGGAACTCCCCACGATCGACGGCGTCGAGGTCGAGGTCATCTACCGCGCCGCGGGCGAGGGCAACGAGGTCGGCGGCGACTTCTACGACGTCTTCCCCATCCGCGACGGCGCCTACGGCTTCGCCATCGGCGACGTCTGCGGTACGGGCCCGAACGCGGCGGCGGTCACCGGCCTGGCCCGCCACGCCCTGCGCCTCCTGGCCCGCGAGGGCCTCAGCGGCCCGGCGGTCCTGGAGCGCTTGAACTCCGCCATCCTCGACGAAGGCGCCCGAAGCCGCTTCCTCACCCTCCTCTACGGCGAGATGCGCCCGCAGGAGGACGGCAGCGCGGAACTGAAGGTGGTCTGCGCCGGCCACCCGCTCCCGCTGCGCCTACGCCAGGACGGCACGGTCGAACCGGCCGCGGAGCCCCAGCCGCTCCTCGGCGTCATCGAGGACCTGGAGCTCTACGAGCAGACCGTCACCCTCGACCCGGGCGATGTCCTCCTGTGCGTCACGGACGGCGTCACCGAACGCCGGGAGGGCGCCCGCATGCTCGGCGACGACGGCCTCGCCGATGTCCTCACGACCTGCACGGGTCTCACGGCCGGCGCGGTGGCGGCCCGCATCATGCGCGCGGTGGAACGCTTCGCGTCGGACGCCCCTTCGGACGACATGGCGATCCTGGCGATGCGCGTCCCGGGCCTCCACAAGGACTAG